The following coding sequences are from one Musa acuminata AAA Group cultivar baxijiao chromosome BXJ1-6, Cavendish_Baxijiao_AAA, whole genome shotgun sequence window:
- the LOC135676702 gene encoding peroxidase 1-like: MASKALLMLLAALSLSLALSGSADAQGLSVGYYSKTCPQAEAIVFEEMTKIIEVAPSLAGPLLRMHFHDCFVRGCDGSVLLNSTTGNVAEKDARPNLSLRGYGVIDRVKAKLEKACPGVVSCADILALVARDAVVLSKGPFWPVPTGRRDGVVSIANETRQLPPPTANITTLISMFAAQGLSVKDLVVLSGGHTIGISHCAAFNSRLYNFTGKATPTDVDPSLDKYYLAKLRTICKPNDFVTFVEMDPGSFRTFDTDYYKLVAKRRGLFHSDAELLQHPLTKAYVLSHAGASEPEFFKDFGDSMISMGNIGVLTGSAGVIRRQCSVVN, encoded by the exons ATGGCTTCTAAGGCTCTCTTGATGCTCTTGGCCGCTCTGTCTCTTTCCCTTGCGCTCTCGGGGTCGGCGGACGCACAAGGGTTGAGCGTTGGTTACTACAGCAAGACATGCCCTCAGGCGGAAGCTATCGTGTTCGAGGAGATGACCAAAATCATCGAGGTCGCACCCAGCCTTGCTGGCCCTCTCTTGAGGATGCACTTCCACGACTGTTTTGTGAGG GGATGCGATGGCTCGGTCCTGTTGAACTCCACGACGGGCAATGTAGCTGAGAAGGACGCACGTCCGAATCTTTCACTCAGAGGCTATGGCGTCATCGACAGAGTGAAGGCTAAACTGGAGAAAGCTTGTCCGGGGGTGGTGTCCTGCGCTGACATCTTAGCTTTGGTGGCGAGGGATGCGGTGGTTTTG AGCAaagggccattttggcctgtgcCGACTGGCCGTAGGGATGGCGTGGTATCCATTGCCAACGAGACCCGACAGCTGCCACCACCCACTGCCAACATCACTACCCTGATCTCCATGTTTGCAGCCCAAGGATTGAGCGTGAAGGACCTCGTCGTCTTATCAG GCGGGCACACGATCGGGATCTCGCACTGCGCAGCCTTCAACTCCCGCCTGTACAACTTCACCGGCAAGGCCACCCCCACCGACGTCGATCCCAGTCTCGACAAGTACTACCTGGCAAAACTGAGGACGATCTGCAAACCCAACGACTTTGTCACCTTTGTGGAGATGGATCCCGGGAGCTTCAGGACATTCGACACCGACTACTACAAGCTGGTGGCAAAGCGGAGGGGTCTCTTCCATTCGGATGCGGAACTCCTGCAGCATCCCCTGACAAAGGCATACGTCCTGAGCCATGCCGGTGCTTCAGAGCCGGAATTCTTCAAGGATTTTGGGGACTCCATGATCAGCATGGGAAACATCGGTGTCCTCACTGGCTCAGCAGGTGTGATCAGGAGGCAGTGTTCTGTTGTCAACTAG